From a region of the Helianthus annuus cultivar XRQ/B chromosome 5, HanXRQr2.0-SUNRISE, whole genome shotgun sequence genome:
- the LOC110942068 gene encoding formin-like protein 5 has protein sequence MFQHKMGAKGVMLFMAIIILLYPLAEALNSDRDCQKPPLDDQIDWDDDTAELLEVNCGAESASCMEDFRDLQYCDSDKTLMGKERMCRAINVQDPHVKKTILDCLRAKQIALSKSRKDKRTKKWYLEYLASFYNRPSGAPRRRRLAESVSPGTVAVVAIVTAIVTLCLASLIYYCYARKYGLAGIKNDEKPLPSLSTGKDSTSGALKKLLKPKSKHKNIENQSNRQTDASVSVDSGPHMNASSDPSVNAPAGSVKPSIQQHTLKPRAVRAESSLRPARKTESSVRPHVGQTRSPVGGKESSHPLPPVNGGSPATSPATAPAASPPETSRAAPNAPGPSSDEPLHKVAPSPPPPPPPKPAGGGPPPPRRFGASFRPRRHADPVDASKAKLKPFFWDKVSATNPDQQMVWDRIKSGSFQFNEEMIESLFGYQAPGKNKDQDTKNTPAKEPPIHYIQIIDPKKAQNLSILLKALNVTPEEVSVALIEGNELPIEIVQTLLKMAPTDEEELKLRLYGGDLSRLGSAERFLKILVEIPYAFKRLESLLFMCTLQDEEANIKESFETLEAACVELKKSRLFLKLLEAVLKTGNRMNVGTFRGSATAFKLDTLLKLSDVKGTDGKTTLLHYVVQEIMRGEGMRVARAAKAGDKNISPIKTEDLLLEPSKEEADEHYCKLGLEVVSGLSNELENVTQAAMIDVERLTSSVSKLGSGLLKARESLNTDMKNLAEQSEDAEPDEFWLILSTFVETAEKEISWMVEEEKRIMGLVKSTVDYFHGNAGKDEGLRLFSVVRDFLIILEKVCKEIQAAPIKPLKKKDDQSEASNGDGGLVNSSSEDGDQSVT, from the exons ATGTTTCAACACAAAATGGGCGCCAAAGGTGTGATGTTATTCATGGCAATTATCATTTTACTATACCCTTTGGCAGAGGCTTTGAATTCAGACAGAGATTGCCAGAAACCGCCTCTTGACGATCAAATCGATTGGGATGATGACACG GCGGAGTTATTAGAGGTGAACTGTGGAGCAGAGTCGGCTTCTTGCATGGAAGATTTTCGAGATCTTCAATACTGTGACAGTGACAAAACCCTTATGGGAAAAGAGAGAATGTGTAGAGCTATAAATGTCCAAGATCCTCATGTCAAGAAAACTATATTAGATTGTCTGAGAGCTAAACAAATCGCTTTATCCAAATCCAGAAAAGATAAACGTACCAAAAAGTGGTACTTAGAGTATCTAGCGTCTTTTTATAACAGACCTAGCGGTGCCCCTAGAAGACGCAGGCTGGCTGAAAGCGTTAGCCCTGGAACAGTTGCTGTTGTTGCTATCGTTACTGCGATCGTAACACTTTGTCTTGCTAGccttatttattattgttatgcTAGGAAGTACGGTTTGGCTGGCATTAAAAATGACGAAAAGCCTCTTCCCAGCTTAAGTACTGGCAAGGATTCCACTAGTG GTGCTTTAAAAAAACTGTTAAAACCGAAGAGCAAACACAAAAATATTGAAAATCAGTCAAACAGACAGACGGATGCGAGCGTCTCTGTCGATTCAGGCCCGCACATGAACGCATCTTCGGATCCTTCTGTAAACGCGCCGGCTGGAAGCGTAAAGCCATCTATACAACAGCATACTCTGAAGCCGAGAGCTGTAAGGGCAGAATCGTCTTTACGACCTGCCCGAAAGACAGAATCTTCTGTACGGCCTCATGTTGGACAGACAAGGTCACCAGTTGGAGGGAAAGAATCGTCTCACCCACTGCCACCAGTCAATGGCGGTTCTCCGGCTACTTCTCCCGCCACTGCTCCGGCAGCTTCTCCTCCGGAAACCTCTCGAGCTGCTCCGAACGCACCTGGACCTTCTTCGGATGAGCCATTGCATAAAGTAGCGCcttcaccgccaccaccaccgccacccaaGCCTGCAGGTGGTGGCCCACCGCCTCCTCGACGATTTGGTGCAAGCTTCAGACCACGTCGCCATGCTGATCCAGTCGATGCCTCTAAAGCAAAGCTAAAACCGTTCTTCTGGGATAAAGTTAGTGCTACTAATCCTGATCAACAAATGGTTTGGGATAGAATCAAATCCGGATCGTTTCA GTTCAACGAAGAAATGATTGAAAGTTTATTCGGCTATCAAGCACCCGGTAAAAACAAAGATCAAGACACCAAGAACACTCCAGCAAAAGAACCTCCGATCCATTACATTCAAATTATCGATCCAAAGAAAGCACAGAATTTGTCTATTCTTCTAAAAGCACTAAATGTGACACCTGAAGAAGTTTCCGTTGCACTTATAGAAG GAAACGAACTGCCAATCGAAATCGTTCAAACGTTGCTAAAAATGGCACCAACTGATGAAGAGGAATTGAAATTACGGCTATACGGTGGGGATCTTAGTCGGCTTGGATCTGCagagaggtttttaaaaatattagTTGAAATACCGTACGCATTCAAAAGGCTAGAATCGTTATTATTCATGTGCACGCTTCAAGATGAAGAAGCAAACATAAAAGAATCCTTTGAAACCTTAGAGGCTGCTTGTGTAGAGCTTAAAAAAAGCCGATTGTTCCTCAAACTACTGGAAGCTGTTCTGAAAACCGGGAACCGGATGAACGTCGGAACTTTTCGTGGGAGTGCAACCGCATTCAAACTGGACACACTCTTAAAGCTCTCGGATGTCAAAGGAACCGATGGAAAAACGACTCTTTTACATTACGTAGTTCAAGAAATCATGAGGGGTGAAGGTATGCGAGTGGCACGGGCCGCCAAAGCAGGCGATAAAAACATAAGCCCCATTAAAACCGAAGATCTTCTTCTGGAACCTTCTAAAGAAGAAGCGGATGAACATTATTGCAAACTCGGGCTGGAGGTGGTTTCCGGTTTGAGTAACGAGCTTGAGAATGTGACACAAGCGGCAATGATCGATGTCGAGAGGTTGACCAGTTCGGTTTCTAAACTTGGGTCCGGGCTTTTGAAAGCCCGTGAATCATTGAACACGGATATGAAGAATTTGGCAGAGCAATCGGAAGATGCGGAACCCGATGAATTTTGGCTTATTTTATCGACTTTTGTGGAGACTGCTGAGAAGGAGATTTCATGGATGGTTGAAGAAGAGAAGAGGATAATGGGTCTTGTGAAAAGTACAGTGGATTACTTTCACGGAAACGCTGGGAAAGATGAAGGGCTGAGATTGTTTTCGGTTGTACGGGATTTTCTTATCATTTTGGAGAAGGTGTGTAAAGAGATACAGGCGGCTCCTATAAAACCGCTGAAGAAGAAAGACGATCAGAGTGAGGCCTCAAACGGTGATGGAGGCTTAGTTAATAGTTCTAGTGAAGATGGCGATCAGTCTGTAACGTAA